One genomic window of Eggerthella timonensis includes the following:
- a CDS encoding TIGR03936 family radical SAM-associated protein, with product MPDPNLFRLRVTFCKQGRLALLSHLEVARALERAVRRAGLPFAVSQGFSPHMKIAFGAALPVGVGGTHELVDLQMTRYVPADEALRALQDASVPDLMVKACDYIEPHAPAASAAYPIATYRALLSRPPATFPVPEEVKVVRKKKEKVLRVDEFLVGEMEVSGAVVTFALESKLTGSLRPDVLLRACCDAADADAPEGAEPLRVLSVMRTEQRAAR from the coding sequence ATGCCTGATCCGAACCTGTTCCGTTTGCGCGTGACGTTCTGCAAGCAGGGTCGCTTGGCGCTGCTGTCGCACCTCGAGGTGGCGCGCGCCCTCGAGCGCGCGGTGCGCCGCGCCGGCCTGCCGTTCGCGGTGAGCCAGGGCTTCTCGCCCCACATGAAGATCGCGTTCGGCGCGGCCCTGCCCGTCGGGGTGGGCGGCACGCATGAGCTGGTGGACCTGCAGATGACGCGCTACGTGCCGGCTGACGAGGCGCTGAGGGCGCTGCAGGACGCCAGCGTGCCCGATCTCATGGTGAAGGCCTGCGACTACATTGAGCCGCATGCGCCGGCCGCCTCGGCCGCGTATCCCATCGCCACCTACCGCGCGCTGCTGTCGCGCCCCCCTGCGACCTTCCCGGTGCCCGAGGAGGTCAAGGTGGTGCGCAAGAAGAAAGAGAAAGTGCTGCGGGTGGACGAGTTCCTCGTGGGGGAGATGGAGGTGTCCGGCGCTGTGGTCACGTTCGCGTTGGAGTCGAAGCTGACGGGCTCGCTGCGTCCCGACGTGCTGTTGCGCGCATGCTGCGACGCCGCCGACGCCGACGCGCCCGAAGGCGCCGAGCCGCTGCGCGTGCTGTCGGTCATGCGCACGGAGCAGCGCGCCGCCCGCTGA
- a CDS encoding MarR family winged helix-turn-helix transcriptional regulator → MTDSFIETKRELYELMQRSRRERFTPPTPEGVTPSEARTMMTISGLQHTCEDIRPGRVAELTHTTPSALSQTFKTLEEKGLIERHRASGDYRAVSVSLTEEGERFAAEGRRLRDEHMDAVMEYVGVEDMQHLVRIMRKVVEFHEQAPEVACKSHAEGDDAPCA, encoded by the coding sequence ATGACAGACTCGTTCATTGAGACGAAACGCGAGCTGTACGAGCTTATGCAGCGCTCGCGACGCGAACGGTTCACGCCACCCACGCCCGAAGGCGTGACGCCGTCCGAGGCGCGCACGATGATGACCATCAGCGGGCTTCAGCACACATGCGAGGACATCAGGCCGGGCCGCGTCGCGGAGCTGACGCATACGACGCCGAGCGCGCTGTCCCAGACGTTCAAGACGCTCGAGGAGAAGGGTCTCATCGAGCGTCATCGCGCGAGCGGCGATTATCGCGCCGTATCGGTGAGCCTTACCGAAGAAGGGGAGCGGTTCGCCGCCGAGGGCAGGCGCCTGCGCGACGAGCACATGGACGCGGTCATGGAGTACGTGGGCGTCGAGGACATGCAGCACCTCGTCCGCATCATGCGCAAGGTGGTCGAGTTCCACGAGCAGGCCCCCGAGGTCGCATGCAAGAGCCATGCGGAAGGAGATGACGCCCCGTGCGCATAA
- a CDS encoding ABC transporter ATP-binding protein, protein MRIIRYLKNCKVAVVLIVCLLIVQAFTDLALPNYTSDIVDVGIQQSGVEHAATDEMTAKTHDEIAMMLPADDEQTFREAYTETDDGTYKLNDQGKKEQEELDRMVAMPLVAIHYASQIPDLDLDQVMQAYEAGAIDKQKILDMLDEAKQHMGDGSDAIVDQQAISAAKAEYESLGYNLSDMQMGYLIRIGLMMLGLAALGMLAAVLVGFIASRTAAKVGAALRAKLFRRVVSFSDAEVQSFSAASLITRGTNDIQLVQMVTVMLLRMVLYAPILAIGGIIMVSRTNLAMSWIIVLAVAIIFVLIMVLMRVALPKFQIMQTLIDRVNLVSREILTGLPVIRAFDRQPYEEKRFDEASTRLMKTQLFTNRVMTFMMPLMMLIMNGVSVLIVWVGGGYIDNGTIQTGDLIAFITYAMVIIMSFLMIGMISIMLPRADVAASRVNEVLETEPTICDPAADRARDAELRRSSDGATIAFNDVSFRYGDSKECVLEHIDFVAEPGKTTALIGSTGSGKSTVIKLIERFYDVTEGSVTIDGVDVRDVSQQALREQLGYVPQKAFLFSGTIESNVAYADESMPADRVREAVDIAQASEFVESKEEGLDAPVSQGGTNVSGGQRQRLAIARALATEARAYLFDDSFSALDYKTDAALRQELHTRLGGKTVVIVAQRISTVLHADLIVVLEDGRVVGQGTHDELLKTCEEYREIAMSQLSEAELNGGDAA, encoded by the coding sequence GTGCGCATAATCCGCTATCTGAAGAACTGCAAGGTCGCGGTGGTCCTCATCGTGTGCCTGCTCATCGTGCAGGCGTTCACCGATCTTGCGTTGCCGAACTACACGTCCGACATCGTCGACGTGGGCATCCAGCAGTCCGGCGTGGAGCACGCCGCCACCGACGAGATGACGGCGAAGACCCACGACGAGATCGCCATGATGCTGCCGGCCGACGACGAGCAGACGTTCCGCGAAGCCTACACCGAGACGGACGACGGTACGTACAAGCTGAACGACCAGGGCAAGAAGGAGCAGGAGGAACTCGATCGCATGGTGGCCATGCCGCTCGTGGCCATCCACTACGCGAGCCAGATCCCCGACCTCGATCTCGACCAGGTGATGCAGGCCTACGAGGCCGGCGCCATCGACAAGCAGAAGATCCTCGACATGCTCGACGAGGCCAAGCAGCATATGGGTGACGGGAGCGATGCCATCGTCGACCAGCAGGCCATCTCGGCCGCCAAAGCGGAGTACGAGTCGCTCGGCTACAACCTTTCGGACATGCAGATGGGCTACCTCATCCGCATCGGCCTCATGATGCTCGGCCTGGCCGCGCTCGGCATGCTGGCCGCGGTCCTCGTGGGCTTCATCGCATCGCGCACCGCCGCGAAGGTGGGCGCCGCGCTGCGCGCCAAGCTGTTCCGCCGCGTCGTGTCGTTCTCCGACGCCGAGGTCCAGAGCTTCTCGGCCGCCTCGCTCATCACGCGTGGCACGAACGACATCCAGCTCGTGCAGATGGTCACCGTCATGCTGCTGCGCATGGTGCTGTACGCTCCCATCCTCGCCATCGGCGGCATCATCATGGTGTCGCGCACGAACCTTGCCATGAGCTGGATCATCGTGCTGGCCGTGGCGATCATCTTCGTGCTCATCATGGTGCTCATGCGCGTGGCGCTGCCCAAGTTCCAGATCATGCAGACCCTCATCGACCGCGTGAACCTCGTGTCGCGCGAGATCCTCACCGGCCTGCCGGTCATCCGCGCGTTCGACCGCCAGCCCTACGAGGAGAAGCGCTTCGACGAGGCCTCGACGCGCCTCATGAAGACGCAGCTGTTCACGAACCGCGTCATGACGTTCATGATGCCGCTGATGATGCTCATCATGAACGGCGTGTCGGTGCTCATCGTGTGGGTGGGCGGCGGCTACATCGACAACGGCACCATCCAGACGGGCGACCTCATCGCGTTCATCACGTACGCGATGGTCATCATCATGAGCTTCCTGATGATCGGCATGATCTCCATCATGCTGCCGCGCGCCGACGTGGCGGCGAGCCGCGTGAACGAGGTGCTGGAAACCGAGCCCACCATCTGCGATCCGGCCGCCGACCGGGCGCGCGATGCCGAGCTGCGTCGATCGAGCGACGGCGCCACCATCGCCTTCAACGACGTGAGCTTCCGCTACGGCGATTCGAAGGAGTGCGTGCTCGAGCACATCGACTTCGTGGCCGAGCCGGGCAAGACCACGGCGCTCATCGGCTCCACCGGCTCGGGCAAGTCGACGGTCATCAAGCTCATCGAGCGCTTCTACGACGTGACCGAGGGCTCGGTCACTATCGACGGCGTCGACGTGCGCGACGTCTCGCAGCAGGCGCTGCGCGAGCAGCTGGGCTACGTGCCGCAGAAGGCGTTCTTGTTCTCGGGCACCATAGAATCGAACGTGGCCTACGCCGACGAGTCGATGCCCGCCGACCGCGTGAGGGAGGCCGTCGACATCGCCCAGGCTTCCGAGTTCGTGGAATCGAAGGAGGAGGGTCTCGACGCCCCCGTGTCGCAGGGCGGCACGAACGTGTCGGGAGGCCAGCGCCAGCGCTTGGCCATCGCCCGCGCGCTGGCCACCGAGGCGCGCGCCTACCTGTTCGACGACAGCTTCTCGGCGCTCGACTACAAGACCGACGCCGCGCTGCGCCAGGAGCTGCACACGCGCCTGGGCGGCAAGACCGTGGTCATCGTGGCGCAGCGCATCTCGACGGTGCTGCACGCCGATCTCATCGTGGTGCTCGAAGACGGCCGCGTGGTGGGCCAGGGCACGCACGACGAGCTGCTGAAAACCTGCGAGGAGTATCGGGAGATCGCGATGTCCCAGCTGTCGGAAGCCGAGCTGAACGGAGGTGATGCGGCATGA
- a CDS encoding ABC transporter ATP-binding protein, with protein sequence MSEKKNLAGNAPRRGFGGGHGPGGHMMPGEKPKDLKGTLGKLVAFMGRFKVAIVVVLVFAIGSTIFNIVGPKVLSTATTELFNGIVAKIDGSGGIDFDAIAQILLFTLGLYLLSAACSFVQGWIMSSVSQRTCYQLRGAIAEKIDRMPMGYFERTSVGDTLSRITNDVDTLGQSLNQGITQLITSVTTIIGVLVMMLTINPLMTLITVVILPISIVLILVVVKRSQKYFVAQQRTLGAINGIVEETFSGHAIVKAFNREDGTVDRFNETNAKLYGSAWKSQFISGLMQPIMTFVGNLGYVAVAIAGSFLAVQGVITVGDIQAFIQYVKNFTQPITQLTQVSNVLQQMAAAAERIFEFLDAPEEEPDHVSARTADVECNVRFDHVHFGYDPEKPVIKDFSAQVSEGQTVALVGPTGAGKTTMVKLLMRFYDVQSGRIEIGGVDIRDFARDDLRSLFGMVLQDTWLFHGTIRDNIRYGKLDATDEEVEAAAKAAYVNHFIQTLPQGYDTEINEDASNISQGQRQLLTIARAILADRRMLILDEATSSVDTRTEERIQKAMDNLMAGRTSFVIAHRLSTIKNADLILVIRDGDIVEQGTHEELLELGGFYAELYNSQFTETIDEVEG encoded by the coding sequence ATGAGCGAGAAGAAGAACCTCGCGGGCAACGCCCCGCGACGCGGATTCGGCGGCGGCCACGGCCCGGGCGGGCATATGATGCCGGGCGAGAAGCCGAAGGACCTCAAAGGCACGCTCGGCAAGCTCGTCGCCTTCATGGGCCGCTTCAAGGTGGCCATCGTGGTGGTGCTCGTGTTCGCCATCGGCTCGACCATCTTCAACATCGTGGGCCCGAAGGTGCTGTCCACCGCCACGACCGAGCTGTTCAACGGCATCGTGGCGAAGATCGACGGCTCGGGCGGCATCGATTTCGACGCGATCGCGCAGATCCTCCTGTTCACGCTGGGGCTGTACCTGCTGTCCGCGGCGTGCTCGTTCGTGCAGGGATGGATCATGAGCTCGGTGTCGCAGCGCACGTGCTACCAGCTGCGCGGCGCCATCGCGGAGAAGATCGACCGCATGCCCATGGGCTACTTCGAGCGCACGAGCGTCGGCGACACCTTGTCGCGCATCACCAACGATGTGGACACGCTCGGCCAGAGCCTCAACCAGGGCATCACCCAGCTCATCACGTCCGTGACCACCATCATCGGCGTGCTCGTCATGATGCTCACCATCAACCCGCTCATGACGCTGATCACCGTGGTCATCCTGCCCATCTCCATCGTGCTCATCCTCGTGGTGGTGAAGCGCTCGCAGAAGTACTTCGTGGCGCAGCAGCGCACGCTCGGCGCGATCAACGGCATCGTGGAGGAGACGTTCTCGGGCCATGCTATCGTCAAGGCGTTCAACCGCGAGGACGGCACCGTCGACCGCTTCAACGAGACGAACGCGAAGCTGTACGGCTCGGCGTGGAAGTCGCAGTTCATCAGCGGCCTCATGCAGCCCATCATGACGTTCGTCGGCAACCTCGGCTACGTGGCCGTCGCCATCGCCGGCAGCTTCCTCGCCGTGCAGGGCGTCATCACCGTGGGCGACATCCAGGCGTTCATCCAGTACGTGAAGAACTTCACGCAGCCCATCACGCAGCTCACGCAGGTGTCCAACGTGCTGCAGCAGATGGCCGCCGCCGCCGAGCGCATCTTCGAGTTCCTCGATGCGCCCGAGGAGGAGCCCGACCACGTGAGCGCGCGCACGGCCGACGTGGAGTGCAACGTGCGGTTCGATCACGTGCACTTCGGCTACGATCCGGAGAAGCCGGTCATCAAGGACTTCTCGGCGCAGGTGTCGGAAGGCCAGACCGTCGCGCTCGTCGGCCCCACGGGCGCCGGCAAGACCACCATGGTCAAGCTGCTCATGCGCTTCTACGACGTGCAGTCGGGACGCATCGAGATCGGCGGCGTGGACATCCGCGACTTCGCGCGCGACGACCTGCGCAGCCTATTCGGCATGGTGCTGCAGGACACGTGGCTGTTCCACGGCACCATCCGCGACAACATCCGCTACGGCAAGCTCGACGCCACCGACGAGGAGGTGGAGGCGGCGGCGAAGGCGGCCTACGTCAACCACTTCATCCAGACGCTTCCGCAGGGCTACGACACCGAGATCAACGAGGACGCCAGCAACATCAGCCAGGGACAGCGCCAGCTGCTCACCATCGCGCGCGCCATCCTGGCCGACCGCCGCATGCTCATCCTCGACGAGGCCACGAGCTCGGTGGACACGCGCACCGAAGAGCGCATCCAGAAGGCCATGGACAACCTCATGGCCGGCCGGACGTCGTTCGTCATCGCGCACCGCCTGTCCACCATCAAGAACGCGGACCTCATCCTCGTCATCCGAGACGGCGACATCGTGGAGCAGGGCACGCACGAGGAACTGCTCGAACTTGGCGGTTTCTACGCGGAGTTGTATAATTCTCAATTCACCGAGACGATTGACGAGGTGGAGGGCTAG
- a CDS encoding HAD family hydrolase encodes MPRPGTENATAHTQGAPEGKARLAVFDFDGTSIAGNSPVLLVSHLLRHKMLSKRVVFRILLWAAAYKLRLPQNEAAVRGLVFTAFEGKPAADVDAFLAEFYDERIAPLFRPEADAAMRAHAEAGDTVVVVSATFEPIILRAMEHHPFDNQISTRMCVATDGTYTRAVEGLPVEGEEKLAAVRRFGDGRFGGGNWELAYAYGDHHSDRAVLSAAEHPRAVSPDRPLARTAREKGWEILDW; translated from the coding sequence ATGCCCCGACCGGGAACCGAGAACGCAACCGCGCATACGCAAGGCGCGCCTGAGGGCAAGGCGCGCCTTGCCGTGTTCGACTTCGACGGCACCAGCATCGCGGGCAACTCGCCCGTGCTGCTGGTCAGCCATCTGCTGCGGCACAAGATGCTGTCCAAGCGGGTCGTCTTCCGCATCCTTTTGTGGGCTGCGGCCTACAAGCTGCGCCTGCCGCAGAACGAGGCGGCCGTCCGCGGCCTCGTGTTCACGGCGTTCGAAGGCAAGCCCGCCGCCGACGTGGACGCGTTTTTGGCCGAGTTCTACGACGAGCGCATCGCGCCGCTGTTCCGCCCCGAGGCCGACGCCGCCATGCGCGCCCACGCCGAGGCGGGGGACACCGTGGTGGTCGTCTCGGCCACCTTCGAGCCCATCATCCTGCGCGCGATGGAGCACCACCCCTTCGACAACCAGATATCCACGCGGATGTGCGTGGCGACGGACGGCACCTACACGCGCGCGGTGGAGGGCCTGCCGGTGGAAGGGGAGGAGAAGCTCGCCGCCGTGCGCCGCTTCGGCGACGGACGGTTCGGAGGCGGGAACTGGGAGCTGGCCTACGCCTACGGCGACCATCACTCCGATCGTGCCGTGCTGTCGGCCGCCGAGCACCCCCGCGCCGTGTCCCCCGACCGCCCGTTGGCGCGCACCGCGCGAGAGAAGGGCTGGGAGATCCTCGACTGGTAG
- a CDS encoding ribonucleotide reductase subunit alpha, giving the protein MFENDANSSPSQNDEHSNSSTEYLRLASQACASGDAVLGMHLYLAAFERAQHSGGAAPDEAALEGLKQAWQLACTLKERSIAEYAFERLEPYLSSDEAAACAEQLQSLALDKLEEYGLTREDLEDMTDMISQDFLGLDAARLMRVEHVTEPSAQAAAESAAADEGSGEQQAPSVAEVEKSLAEAIQACGDDADAHAVVSSIESITYRELVGYDETVKLMRDFGVGMQHDDRFQELVELLNVRHGLDRMPASDALLFRSPAREDANRFMAATLGELGLPAIRMHMEENLQGMPVLCVMAQADRQPKLNAARNAFEGAGVLMLEDLDLWMSPMVESGGDDFGGFLMASLSRGAREAISLIRSAVENPDVFVLASSSEAGEIDPFFYDLLEPLSVIDIDFPTVSEREDIWMEIARDHPSLRGIDRASLVRFSSQMPRYDMYMAAREAIEEAYKASLVARRYLPVTADNLYDKLAAYQPLDSDEYRALEEAVVSDFRRELEHLEDLLDGEEGN; this is encoded by the coding sequence ATGTTTGAGAACGACGCGAACAGCTCGCCCAGCCAGAACGACGAGCACAGCAATTCCTCGACCGAGTACCTGCGGCTCGCATCCCAGGCGTGCGCCTCGGGCGACGCGGTCCTCGGCATGCACCTGTATCTGGCGGCGTTCGAGCGCGCGCAGCATAGCGGCGGCGCGGCGCCGGACGAGGCTGCCCTCGAAGGCCTCAAGCAAGCGTGGCAGCTGGCCTGCACGCTCAAGGAGCGCTCCATCGCCGAATACGCGTTCGAGCGCCTCGAGCCCTACCTGTCCTCGGACGAGGCGGCGGCCTGCGCCGAGCAGCTGCAGAGCCTCGCGCTCGACAAGCTGGAGGAGTACGGCCTCACGCGCGAGGACCTCGAGGACATGACCGACATGATCTCCCAGGATTTCCTGGGGCTGGACGCCGCGCGCCTCATGCGGGTGGAGCACGTCACCGAGCCGTCGGCCCAGGCCGCCGCCGAAAGCGCCGCCGCAGACGAAGGCTCAGGCGAGCAGCAGGCCCCCTCGGTCGCCGAGGTGGAGAAGTCGCTCGCCGAGGCCATCCAGGCGTGCGGCGACGATGCCGACGCGCACGCGGTGGTGTCGTCGATCGAGAGCATAACGTATCGCGAGCTCGTAGGCTACGACGAAACCGTGAAGCTCATGCGCGATTTCGGCGTGGGCATGCAGCACGACGATCGCTTCCAGGAGCTCGTCGAGCTGTTGAACGTGCGCCACGGGCTCGACCGCATGCCGGCATCCGACGCGCTGCTGTTCCGCTCTCCGGCACGCGAGGACGCGAACCGCTTCATGGCCGCCACGCTCGGCGAGCTGGGTCTGCCGGCCATCCGCATGCACATGGAGGAGAACCTCCAGGGCATGCCGGTGCTGTGCGTCATGGCGCAGGCCGATCGCCAGCCGAAGCTCAACGCGGCGCGCAACGCCTTCGAGGGCGCAGGCGTGCTCATGCTGGAGGATCTCGATCTGTGGATGTCGCCCATGGTGGAGTCGGGCGGCGATGACTTCGGCGGTTTCCTCATGGCCAGCCTGTCGCGCGGCGCGCGCGAGGCCATCAGCCTCATCCGCTCGGCCGTGGAGAATCCGGACGTGTTCGTGCTGGCGTCGTCGTCGGAGGCGGGGGAGATCGACCCGTTCTTCTACGACCTCCTGGAGCCCCTGTCGGTGATCGACATCGACTTTCCCACGGTGTCGGAGCGCGAGGACATCTGGATGGAGATCGCCCGCGACCACCCGTCGCTGCGCGGCATCGACCGCGCGTCGCTCGTGCGCTTCTCGTCGCAGATGCCGCGCTACGACATGTATATGGCCGCCCGCGAGGCCATCGAGGAGGCCTACAAGGCCAGCCTCGTCGCGCGGCGCTACCTGCCGGTGACGGCGGACAACCTGTACGACAAGCTGGCAGCCTACCAGCCGCTCGACTCCGACGAGTACCGTGCGCTCGAAGAGGCGGTCGTGAGCGACTTCAGGCGCGAGCTGGAACATCTGGAAGACCTGCTCGACGGGGAAGAGGGGAACTGA
- a CDS encoding RrF2 family transcriptional regulator: MDVTRRCDYACRILRAAYRSGESYVSVSDIAEQEDIPYAFARSIQHDLVKGGLIKTVRGARGGLALNCDPAAVTLLEVLEAVQGPVSISLCVMDPAYCEKQKDCAYNKLWQGADQLLNAYFGAITLQDLIEQGASHPVVEAAMAKAKGADAAPTTARCASACAAPTPRIVADAAQAAGSAGVDTDVCESCA; this comes from the coding sequence ATGGACGTCACGCGCCGCTGCGATTACGCCTGCCGGATACTGAGGGCCGCCTACAGAAGCGGCGAGTCCTACGTGTCGGTGTCCGACATCGCCGAGCAGGAGGACATCCCGTACGCCTTCGCGCGCAGCATCCAGCACGACCTCGTGAAAGGCGGGCTCATCAAGACGGTGCGCGGCGCGCGCGGCGGTCTCGCGCTCAACTGCGACCCGGCCGCGGTGACGCTGCTCGAGGTGCTCGAGGCGGTGCAGGGCCCGGTGAGCATCTCGCTGTGCGTGATGGATCCGGCCTACTGCGAGAAGCAGAAGGACTGCGCCTACAACAAGCTGTGGCAGGGAGCCGACCAGCTGCTCAACGCCTACTTCGGCGCCATCACCTTGCAGGACCTCATCGAGCAAGGGGCATCGCACCCGGTGGTGGAGGCGGCCATGGCGAAGGCGAAGGGCGCCGATGCTGCCCCGACGACCGCCCGATGCGCGTCTGCGTGCGCGGCGCCGACGCCGCGCATCGTCGCCGATGCGGCCCAAGCGGCCGGTAGCGCCGGCGTCGATACGGACGTGTGCGAGTCGTGCGCGTAG
- a CDS encoding adenine glycosylase, producing MRVVRVADTDSAWPDDAALGRDTFVDLVGREGARLHRDLPWRYIDDPYAVLVSEVMLQQTQVARVEKHWTRFLSLFPTIDALAAAGTADVLAQWQGLGYNRRALALKRAAEVCSSERGGLLPATAEELEALPGIGPATAAGVMAFAYNRPSVYIETNVRTVFLHELFPHRDKVPDRELAPLVASTCPEGDARSWYYALLDYGAHLKTLVANPSRRSAHYARQSAFEGSRRQKRAELVRIVLAEPGIGPDELAGRLDAFERAAGRDGVDAATFDSIVADLVAEGFFRREGGAFRA from the coding sequence GTGCGAGTCGTGCGCGTAGCGGATACCGATTCGGCCTGGCCCGACGACGCCGCGCTCGGGCGCGATACTTTCGTGGACCTCGTGGGACGCGAGGGCGCTCGGCTCCATCGCGACCTGCCGTGGCGCTACATCGACGATCCCTATGCCGTGCTGGTCAGCGAGGTCATGCTGCAGCAGACCCAGGTGGCGCGCGTCGAGAAGCATTGGACGCGCTTCCTCTCGCTGTTTCCCACGATCGACGCGTTGGCGGCCGCCGGAACGGCCGACGTGCTGGCGCAGTGGCAGGGCTTGGGCTACAACCGCAGGGCCCTCGCGCTCAAGCGCGCGGCCGAGGTGTGCTCGTCCGAGCGGGGAGGGTTGCTGCCCGCCACCGCCGAGGAGCTCGAGGCGCTTCCCGGCATCGGGCCCGCCACGGCGGCGGGCGTCATGGCGTTCGCCTACAACCGGCCGTCGGTGTACATCGAGACGAACGTGCGCACGGTGTTCCTCCACGAGCTGTTCCCTCATCGCGACAAGGTTCCCGACCGCGAGCTGGCGCCGCTCGTGGCCTCGACCTGCCCCGAAGGCGACGCGCGGTCGTGGTACTACGCCCTGCTCGATTACGGCGCGCACCTCAAGACGCTCGTCGCGAACCCTTCGCGTCGCAGCGCCCACTACGCGCGCCAGTCGGCCTTCGAGGGCTCGCGGCGCCAGAAGCGCGCCGAGCTCGTGCGCATCGTGCTGGCCGAGCCGGGCATAGGCCCCGACGAGCTGGCCGGGCGCCTCGACGCGTTCGAGCGCGCTGCCGGGCGCGACGGCGTCGATGCCGCGACGTTCGACTCCATCGTGGCCGACCTCGTGGCCGAGGGCTTCTTCCGTCGAGAGGGCGGCGCGTTCAGGGCGTAG
- the nrfD gene encoding NrfD/PsrC family molybdoenzyme membrane anchor subunit, whose protein sequence is MRVRQGEHVVFGWYIVAYLFLAGTGAGAFFAAACACVWDAVRRSDASERTLRTCQVGFYVAPCLVVLAALLLLLDLGNAQRAWLVLLTPLQSVLSMGAWLVALLAAVSGVAAACGLASSSVPRTLLWACCIVGAPCALGVMGYTGLLLSDMVSIDFWRTPWLIALFVASSLSCGIAVIVAIDAVLAPSSYEVSRELWRTGAVLGCVEAAVLAAFLIAQSGFTETARASCELLVGGALAPAFWGGVVAVGLALPLAAHAAGCLLPGRATMVGASVGVLVGGLLLRYCIVAAASFSPLALSAI, encoded by the coding sequence ATGAGGGTTCGGCAGGGGGAGCACGTGGTATTCGGCTGGTACATCGTGGCGTACCTGTTCCTGGCGGGAACGGGTGCCGGCGCGTTCTTCGCGGCGGCGTGCGCGTGCGTATGGGACGCCGTGCGCCGAAGCGATGCGAGCGAGCGGACGCTGCGCACCTGCCAAGTGGGCTTCTACGTCGCGCCCTGCCTCGTGGTGCTCGCGGCGTTGCTCCTGCTGCTCGACCTCGGGAACGCCCAGCGCGCGTGGCTCGTGCTCCTCACGCCGTTGCAGTCGGTGCTGTCGATGGGCGCGTGGCTCGTCGCGCTGCTCGCCGCGGTGTCGGGCGTAGCGGCGGCGTGCGGTTTGGCCTCGAGCTCGGTTCCGCGGACGCTGCTTTGGGCGTGCTGCATCGTCGGGGCTCCCTGCGCGCTCGGCGTGATGGGCTACACGGGGCTGCTGCTGTCCGACATGGTATCGATCGACTTTTGGCGTACGCCGTGGCTGATCGCGCTGTTCGTGGCCTCGTCGCTGTCGTGCGGCATCGCCGTCATCGTGGCGATCGACGCGGTCCTCGCTCCGTCGTCGTACGAGGTGTCACGGGAGCTGTGGCGGACGGGCGCGGTGCTCGGCTGCGTCGAGGCGGCGGTGCTCGCGGCGTTCCTCATCGCGCAGAGCGGGTTCACGGAGACGGCGCGTGCGTCGTGCGAGTTGCTGGTGGGCGGAGCGCTCGCCCCAGCGTTCTGGGGCGGCGTGGTCGCGGTCGGCCTCGCCCTGCCGCTTGCCGCGCATGCGGCGGGGTGCCTGCTGCCTGGGCGCGCGACCATGGTGGGGGCGTCGGTCGGCGTGCTGGTCGGTGGACTTCTTCTGAGGTATTGCATCGTTGCCGCAGCGAGCTTCTCGCCCCTCGCGCTCAGTGCGATATGA
- a CDS encoding GntR family transcriptional regulator, which yields MTTESKTIQITIDDDSGIPIWLQLRNRLIYLITSGHYQTGDKLPTVREMAVDLGINYNTVSKVYQDIERDGYIVSKRGRGTFVHDKYKSVEETADNAVESLADVFIQQCRELGVPRAEIVGLVERRLEALEG from the coding sequence GTGACGACTGAGAGCAAAACCATACAGATCACCATCGACGACGACAGCGGCATCCCCATCTGGCTGCAGCTGCGCAACCGTCTGATATACCTGATCACCTCAGGTCATTACCAGACGGGCGACAAGCTTCCCACCGTGCGCGAGATGGCGGTCGATCTGGGGATCAACTACAACACGGTGAGCAAGGTGTACCAGGATATCGAGCGGGACGGCTACATCGTGTCGAAGCGGGGGCGCGGAACCTTCGTCCACGACAAGTACAAAAGCGTCGAGGAGACGGCCGACAACGCCGTCGAATCCTTGGCGGACGTGTTCATCCAGCAGTGCCGCGAGCTCGGCGTGCCGCGAGCGGAAATCGTCGGGCTCGTGGAGAGGCGGCTCGAAGCGTTGGAAGGGTAG